One region of Triticum aestivum cultivar Chinese Spring chromosome 6B, IWGSC CS RefSeq v2.1, whole genome shotgun sequence genomic DNA includes:
- the LOC123139984 gene encoding lysine-specific histone demethylase 1 homolog 3: protein MDDTLANIRKKLKRLKKGKDEDDAVDAPAVPDGGEAVAVAVAAGPEDLQGGGDVEDMGEGVADEGGDLEAAANAVPGEDDGVKGPGGDLGLGDSLSVLFRKPGRKPRQQASKDEEAEGVEAADSQAEEALNGGSGGLASDETAKGTKKRRRRRTKAEMEEMRAAVAAENYAKAMAGDGSPRRSKAKPKAAYSDRRSRAAARRAVGESPVGELPIGELAAPGPPPDLERKPDEKEEAVDKEEAADDGLSLGETLLQDMETSRIVEDGSRNSSDGASHCVEVPARADNCIALNPCSGGEPAEKASHSAANASADGVSDAQTCSETLAEDINADAGFSQDKPPAPTIKRKPGRKPKEAPKKPVRRKELPSVSADAKPVEIAESDASSKQRRRKNKFLLARSTTVQSNSSLDNKAGSTGDVKYGNIKPNAAVPTEESLDQPAAYGVRGSRAAKDSRASHNMAASAKEIDITDVAAPSNFEDMENTSKVKRLARNTRKRKHGDMAYEGDDDWETLMHEQGLFSNPSAGFADQSVKPKDKIKALEVLENRGVAAVSAGLMAEAVSPMEKIKFKDVLKRKGGLKDYLECRNMILSFWNKDVKHLLDLADCGLSNAPMEDDSPRQTLIRDVYCFLDQNGYINAGIASAKATKAHETLCSEVVEVAKLNELPKMDTVMVEGDIVAASLQNKDHDYGALGPLTEESKENNVPDAHCDAQELIPHLQSKEQAFEEKNLDVSTEGGDALLPPINITSVGNTEGPSLDKPEAAVIKHPRNNCEVNHKVESGGHGKKIIIVGAGPAGLTAARHLQRQGFAVTVLEARDRIGGRVYTDRTSLSVPVDLGASIITGVEADIATERRADPSSLICSQLGLELTVLKSACPLYDVVTGNKVPDELDDELESEYNGLLDEMEQLFEQNGESALGLSLEDGLEYTLRKKRAAHAISSVGHDDQLISMNSRGGADISKNASTEKEMAHCGEDGKIDVLSPLERRVMNWHFAHLEYGCAAMLKSVSLPYWNQDDVYGGFGGPHCMIKGGYGAVLQSLAEGLDVQLNHVVTEVTYRSDESDASGISGKTVKVSTSNGAEFEGDSVLITVPLGCLKAHTIKFSPSLPDWKTSSIDRLGFGVLNKIVLEFSEVFWDENVDYFGATAEQTDLRGQCFMFWNLKKTVGAPVIIALLVGKAAIDGQGISSDAHVSHAMVVLRKLFTDAAVPDPVASVVTNWGLDPFSRGAYSYVAVGASGQDYDIIGRPVANCLFFAGEATCKEHPDTVGGAILSGLREAVRIIDLVHSGKDYVAEVEALQTYQVQSDRERNEVRDMSNRLEARELSTALCKNSSDASYAVASKESVLQEMFFSANTTPGRLHLAKELLKLLPDALKSFAGSKEGLTKLNSWILDSLGKNATQLLRHCVRLLLLVSTDLVAVRLSGIGRTVKEKVCVHTSRDIRAIARQLVSMWIEVFRKEKASNGALKMLRRLPSVESSKTKSKDLHSGMRTSHVTNEAGVQRVRSAGSHSPHRTGKKPDKVVKLSTIMATKSDGSSLRSQKQHHDPEPKTDQGMVMSEEEAAVFAAAEAARVAAVAAAQAYASAEAVISKPRELPKIPSFGDFARRDHHLDESDTRKKMTSDKHGRLECISEIDSRNGKTKNSSAEHANCPDVDSSKMTVDNCTQRSYSNEKACLINIKDNSAESGAVESRFTRAWVDTDAVSIDGVKHPLAIERWQAQAMEADKEFYSRIHIPMEEDSGSQKQACKSSASQVAESKPASEGQSRGVEHIKQGLIAFISTLLMPLYKSKKIDREAYKTMMRKAVTKIIDACTEGEKLMTANEFLDFRRKTKIQTFVDKLVERHWHVAPAPKS from the exons ATGGACGACACCCTGGCCAACATACGGAAGAAGCTGAAGCGGCTGAAGAAGGGCAAGGACGAGGATGACGCCGTCGACGCCCCCGCGGTTCCCGACGGCGGCgaggccgtcgccgtcgccgtcgccgccgggcCGGAAGATCTGCAGGGCGGCGGAGACGTCGAGGACATGGGCGAGGGCGTCGCCGACGAGGGCGGCGACCTGGAGGCCGCCGCGAATGCGGTTCCTGGGGAGGATGACGGCGTGAAAGGCCCCGGCGGCGATCTAGGGTTGGGGGACTCCCTGTCGGTGCTCTTCAGGAAGCCTGGCCGCAAGCCTCGGCAGCAGGCCTCGAAGGATGAGGAGGCAGAGGGCGTGGAGGCTGCCGATTCGCAGGCAGAGGAGGCCCTCAATGGCGGATCTGGTGGCCTGGCTTCGGATGAGACTGCCAAGGGCACCAAGAAGAGGCGGAGGCGGCGCACCAAGGCGGAGATGGAGGAGATgagggctgccgtcgccgcagagaaTTATGCCAAGGCAATGGCAGGTGATGGGTCTCCCAGGAGGTCAAAGGCGAAGCCAAAGGCTGCATATTCTGATAGGCGCTCTAGGGCTGCCGCCCGTCGAGCCGTTGGAGAATCGCCCGTTGGAGAATTGCCTATTGGAGAATTGGCGGCACCCGGGCCTCCCCCTGATTTGGAAAGGAAGCCCGATGAGAAAGAAGAGGCTGTGGATAAAGAAGAGGCTGCGGATGATGGTTTATCGCTGGGAGAGACGCTTCTTCAAGACATGGAAACCAGTAGAATTGTGGAGGATGGATCTAGAAACTCTTCTGATGGGGCAAGCCATTGTGTCGAAGTTCCAGCAAGGGCTGATAACTGCATTGCCTTAAATCCTTGTTCAGGAGGAGAACCTGCTGAAAAAGCATCTCACAGTGCAGCAAATGCATCCGCTGATGGTGTTTCTGATGCACAGACATGCTCCGAAACCTTAGCAGAGGATATAAATGCTGATGCAGGTTTTTCTCAAGATAAGCCACCTGCACCAACCATCAAAAGGAAACCTGGTCGAAAACCAAAAGAAGCGCCCAAGAAACCTGTTAGAAGGAAGGAGTTGCCTTCGGTTAGtgctgatgctaaaccagttgagATAGCAGAAAGTGATGCGTCGTCGAAGCAGCGGCGGCGCAAAAATAAATTTCTCTTGGCAAGGTCTACAACTGTGCAGTCTAATTCCTCGCTGGACAATAAAGCAGGTAGTACAGGCGACGTTAAATATGGCAATATCAAACCAAATGCAGCTGTGCCAACAGAAGAAAGCTTAGATCAGCCAGCTGCTTATGGGGTTCGTGGGTCACGTGCCGCCAAGGATTCACGTGCCTCTCATAACATGGCAGCATCTGCTAAAGAAATCGATATCACTGACGTGGCAGCACCATCCAATTTTGAGGACATGGAGAATACATCAAAGGTGAAACGCCTAGCACGGAATACTAGGAAACGTAAACATGGTGACATGGCATACGAGGGAGATGATGATTGGGAAACTCTGATGCATGAGCAGGGGCTGTTCTCAAACCCCTCAGCAGGTTTTGCAGATCAATCTGTCAAACCAAAAGATAAAATTAAAGCGTTGGAAGTTCTTGAGAACCGAGGTGTTGCTGCTGTAAGTGCTGGCCTAATGGCGGAGGCTGTTTCTCCAATGGAAAAGATAAAATTCAAGGATGTCCTGAAGCGGAAGGGTGGCCTTAAGGACTACCTGGAGTGCAG GAACATGATCCTAAGTTTCTGGAACAAGGATGTTAAACATCTATTGGATCTTGCCGATTGTGGTCTTTCTAATGCTCCCATGGAAGATGATTCACCACGTCAAACACTTATACGTGACGTGTACTGTTTCTTAGATCAGAAT GGTTACATAAATGCTGGAATCGCATCAGCCAAGGCGACAAAGGCTCATGAAACTCTTTGTTCTGAGGTTGTGGAAGTAGCCAAGTTAAATGAATTACCTAAAATGGATACAGTCATGGTTGAAGGTGACATTGTTGCGGCATCTCTCCAGAATAAAGATCATGATTATGGTGCTTTGGGACCTTTGACAGAAGAATCGAAGGAAAATAATGTCCCTGACGCTCACTGCGATGCCCAAGAATTGATACCTCACTTACAGTCCAAAGAACAGGCATTTGAAGAAAAGAATCTAGATGTATCAACTGAAGGCGGAGATGCATTACTACCACCGATCAATATTACTTCAGTTGGAAACACTGAAGGCCCCAGCCTTGATAAACCAGAAGCAGCTGTTATCAAACATCCTAGAAACAACTGTGAGGTAAATCATAAAGTTGAATCTGGAGGGCATGGCAAAAAGATAATCATTGTGGGAGCTGGTCCGGCCGGTTTAACTGCAGCACGCCATTTGCAGCGTCAAGGTTTTGCTGTCACTGTTCTTGAAGCGCGTGATAGGATTGGTGGTCGTGTTTATACAGATCGTACATCGCTTTCAGTTCCTGtggatttgggtgctagcattatTACAGGTGTGGAAGCTGATATAGCAACTGAACGAAGGGCTGATCCATCCTCTTTGATTTGTTCTCAGCTTGGTCTTGAACTGACTGTACTGAAAAGTGCTTGCCCTCTCTATGATGTAGTAACTGGCAACAAGGTTCCCGATGAATTGGATGATGAGTTGGAATCTGAATACAACGGCCTTCTTGATGAAATGGAACAACTTTTTGAACAAAATGGTGAAAGTGCACTGGGTTTATCCCTTGAGGATGGGTTGGAATACACTCTTAGGAAGAAACGTGCAGCCCATGCTATTTCTTCTGTGGGACACGATGATCAGTTAATAAGTATGAACAGTAGAGGAGGTGCAGACATTTCCAAAAATGCTTCAACAGAAAAGGAGATGGCTCATTGTGGGGAGGATGGTAAGATAGATGTTCTCAGCCCTCTTGAAAGAAGAGTTATGAACTGGCACTTTGCACATTTAGAGTATGGTTGTGCTGCAATGCTCAAATCTGTCTCTCTTCCATACTGGAACCAAGATGATGTGTATGGAGGGTTTGGAGGACCTCATTGCATGATTAAAGGTGGTTATGGCGCTGTTCTTCAGAGCCTTGCAGAAGGACTTGATGTTCAGTTAAATCATGTTGTAACTGAAGTAACGTACAGGTCTGATGAGTCAGATGCTAGTGGCATTAGTGGGAAAACTGTTAAAGTTTCCACTTCGAATGGAGCTGAATTTGAGGGAGATTCTGTGTTGATCACTGTTCCTCTTGGATGCTTGAAAGCACACACAATCAAATTTTCTCCTTCCTTGCCGGACTGGAAAACATCTTCCATTGACAGGCTTGGATTTGGTGTTCTAAATAAAATAGTATTGGAGTTTTCTGAGGTCTTTTGGGATGAAAATGTGGATTATTTTGGTGCAACTGCGGAACAAACAGATTTAAGGGGACAATGCTTTATGTTTTGGAATCTCAAGAAGACAGTCGGCGCACCAGTTATAATAGCTCTACTTGTTGGGAAGGCTGCTATAGATGGACAGGGTATCAGTTCTGATGCTCATGTTAGCCATGCTATGGTGGTTCTCCGCAAGCTCTTTACGGATGCTGCTGTACCAGATCCAGTGGCGTCAGTTGTCACAAACTGGGGCCTTGATCCTTTTAGTAGAGGTGCTTACTCTTATGTTGCAGTAGGAGCATCAGGGCAAGATTATGACATCATAGGACGGCCAGTTGCAAACTGTTTATTTTTTGCTGGGGAAGCAACATGCAAAGAGCACCCAGATACTGTTGGTGGTGCAATTTTAAGTGGTCTTCGAGAAGCAGTTCGGATTATTGACTTGGTACACAGTGGTAAGGATTATGTGGCTGAGGTGGAAGCTCTACAAACATACCAAGTGCAGTCAGATAGGGAAAGAAATGAAGTCAGAGACATGTCAAATAGACTTGAAGCACGTGAACTGTCAACTGCTCTATGCAAAAACTCATCTGATGCATCATATGCAGTAGCTAGCAAGGAATCTGTACTGCAAGAAATGTTTTTCAGTGCGAACACTACACCAGGGCGCCTACATTTGGCCAAGGAGCTACTGAAACTCCTTCCAGATGCTCTTAAATCATTCGCTGGCTCTAAAGAAGGGTTAACTAAACTGAACTCTTGGATACTT GATTCACTGGGAAAAAATGCAACTCAACTGTTGCGGCATTGTGTACGCTTGCTTTTGCTTGTTTCGACCGATCTGGTAGCTGTTCGCTTGTCTG GAATTGGGAGGACTGTAAAGGAAAAGGTCTGTGTGCATACTAGTCGAGATATTCGTGCCATAGCTCGCCAGTTGGTCAGTATGTGGATAGAAGTTTTCCGTAAAGAAAAGGCTAGCAACGGTGCTCTCAAAATGCTGCGCCGATTGCCATCAGTTGAATCGAGCAAGACAAAGAGCAAGGATCTACATTCAGGAATGCGTACTTCGCATGTGACAAATGAAGCAGGTGTACAGCGTGTAAGATCTGCTGGGAGCCATTCACCTCACAGAACTGGCAAGAAGCCTGACAAGGTTGTGAAATTATCTACTATAATGGCTACAAAGTCTGATGGCAGCTCGCTTCGTTCCCAGAAGCAACACCATGATCCAGAACCCAAAACGGATCAAGGCATGGTTATGTCTGAGGAAGAAGCTGCTGTATttgctgctgcggaggctgctcgAGTTGCTGCCGTAGCAGCTGCACAG GCATATGCATCCGCAGAGGCAGTGATAAGTAAGCCTCGGGAACTCCCAAAGATCCCATCATTTGGAGATTTTGCAAGGCGTGATCACCATTTGGACGAATCTGATACAAGAAAGAAAATGACAAGTGACAAGCATGGGAGACTTGAATGCATATCAGAGATTGATTCCAGGAATGGCAAAACTAAGAACTCATCAGCTGAGCACGCCAATTGTCCTGATGTTGACAGCTCGAAAATGACTGTTGATAACTGTACCCAGAGGAGCTATTCAAACGAGAAAGCCTGCCTAATTAATATTAAGGACAATTCTGCAGAGAGTGGAGCTGTAGAAAGTCGGTTTACTAGGGCATGGGTTGATACTGATGCAGTCTCCATTGATGGTGTCAAACATCCTCTAGCCATTGAGAGGTGGCAAGCACAAGCAATGGAAGCAGATAAAGAATTCTACAGTCGGATACACATACCCATGGAAGAAGATTCAGGTAGCCAAAAGCAGGCATGCAAAAGTTCTGCCTCGCAGGTTGCAGAAAGCAAACCTGCATCAGAAGGACAATCCCGAGGTGTAGAACATATAAAACAGGGGCTTATAGCTTTCATTAGCACACTACTGATGCCACTGTACAAAAGTAAAAAGATCGACAGGGAGGCATACAAGACAATGATGCGGAAAGCTGTCACAAAG ATCATTGATGCATGCACCGAAGGAGAGAAGCTGATGACTgccaatgaatttcttgattttagAAGGAAAACTAAG ATTCAAACATTTGTGGATAAGCTGGTCGAGAGGCATTGGCATGTGGCTCCAGCCCCcaaatcatag